One part of the Arachidicoccus terrestris genome encodes these proteins:
- a CDS encoding ribulokinase, with the protein MNQREKYCLGIDFGTDSVRCLLVSASDGRVLREAARDYPRWKSGLYCDPAARVFRQHPLDYMESLTEVVQQTLEGIDPEIRKNIGALSMATTGSTPVPVDRTGMPLALQEGFKEEPDAMFYLWKDHSAIDEAADINRYNRTLTGQKYLDFVGGDYSSEWFWSKWLHLLRKRSPAAEACYCFVEHSDWMPFLLTGGSDVHDMKRNVCAAGHKGLWSAIWQGYPPDSFWVGVDPLLKGAQGRLSSARYLSTETAGQISPAWARRLGLPEDVWIGIGALDAHMGAVGGQIEPYYLSKVMGTSTCDMLVAPEADVKDVLIDGICGQVPGSIIPGMIGMEAGQSAFGDVYGWLKTFVEKSLLLLDVTADTTKLLSLLCEKAGRLTATQWAQLPLSTDWFNGRRSPDVQPLLKAAITELDLSQDPVAVFASLVEATCFGSRAIVERFTDRGIPVKGIIGLGGIAHKSPFVMQTMASVLGRPIKTNRATECCALGAAMYAATQVGWYPELKTAMAAMGQGFLAPYLPDSRPEWKDLFEERYQRYQTLGRFTEANT; encoded by the coding sequence TCCGCCAGCATCCGTTGGATTATATGGAGAGCCTCACGGAGGTGGTGCAGCAGACGCTGGAAGGCATAGATCCCGAAATAAGGAAAAATATAGGAGCGTTGTCTATGGCAACCACCGGTTCAACGCCGGTTCCGGTCGACAGGACCGGTATGCCGCTGGCGCTCCAGGAAGGATTTAAGGAGGAGCCGGATGCCATGTTTTACCTTTGGAAAGATCATTCGGCTATTGATGAGGCTGCGGATATTAACCGGTATAACCGGACGCTTACCGGACAAAAGTACTTGGATTTTGTGGGCGGGGATTACTCTTCTGAGTGGTTCTGGAGCAAGTGGCTGCATTTGCTGAGAAAGCGTAGCCCGGCAGCGGAGGCTTGTTACTGTTTTGTAGAACATTCGGACTGGATGCCTTTTTTATTGACAGGAGGCAGCGATGTACATGACATGAAAAGAAATGTCTGTGCGGCAGGCCATAAAGGCCTCTGGTCAGCCATCTGGCAAGGCTATCCGCCGGACAGTTTCTGGGTAGGGGTGGACCCCTTGCTCAAGGGCGCGCAAGGGCGGCTCAGTTCCGCCAGGTACTTAAGTACGGAGACGGCCGGCCAGATCAGTCCGGCGTGGGCCAGGCGCCTGGGATTACCGGAAGACGTATGGATAGGTATCGGGGCACTGGACGCCCATATGGGCGCCGTCGGCGGACAGATTGAACCCTATTATCTGAGTAAGGTGATGGGGACTTCCACCTGCGATATGTTGGTGGCCCCGGAAGCGGATGTAAAGGATGTTTTAATAGACGGCATTTGCGGCCAGGTACCCGGTTCGATTATACCGGGTATGATCGGGATGGAAGCAGGTCAGTCGGCTTTCGGAGATGTATACGGCTGGCTGAAAACTTTTGTCGAAAAATCACTTTTGCTGTTGGACGTTACAGCTGATACAACAAAGCTGTTAAGCTTGCTTTGTGAAAAAGCTGGCCGGCTAACAGCTACTCAATGGGCGCAACTGCCACTCAGCACTGATTGGTTTAACGGCCGGCGTAGCCCGGATGTCCAGCCGCTTTTAAAAGCGGCCATCACGGAGCTGGATCTGAGTCAGGACCCGGTGGCTGTATTTGCTTCTCTGGTGGAAGCCACTTGTTTTGGCAGCAGGGCTATTGTAGAGCGTTTTACGGACAGAGGCATTCCCGTAAAAGGGATCATCGGACTGGGCGGGATTGCCCATAAATCTCCCTTTGTCATGCAAACCATGGCCAGTGTGCTGGGAAGGCCGATTAAAACCAATAGGGCCACCGAGTGCTGTGCCCTGGGGGCAGCCATGTATGCGGCTACCCAGGTCGGATGGTATCCAGAACTAAAGACCGCCATGGCTGCCATGGGACAGGGGTTTCTGGCGCCTTATTTGCCCGACAGCCGGCCTGAATGGAAAGATTTGTTTGAAGAACGTTATCAGAGGTACCAGACACTGGGCCGTTTCACTGAGGCGAACACTTGA
- a CDS encoding TlpA family protein disulfide reductase: MRAYFLRYRKYLRRLQGFGPRCAAVLLVLVPVAVLLASLGGCHQRQGSRQDNDLVLDTGGKASTDKDLPMANLHATAPGKVDAGKQLPDTLDISWYSQDKRRIPPFKIRLVDGKGYTYKDLKRNFPTILIYFQPDCEHCQTFAAALEKRLPALADRQIILISFAHINAVRDFDRQYHLSGYPEVKIGSEGYTFLVQKYYQIEHFPFVACFNREGKLVRILNPGLEPAAMAALL, from the coding sequence ATGCGAGCTTATTTTTTGAGATATAGAAAATATTTGCGGCGCTTGCAGGGCTTCGGCCCCAGGTGCGCTGCAGTCTTGCTGGTTCTGGTACCGGTTGCGGTACTGCTGGCCAGTTTAGGCGGTTGTCACCAGAGACAAGGTAGCCGCCAGGATAACGACCTTGTTCTAGATACGGGCGGTAAGGCGTCTACTGATAAAGATCTGCCGATGGCGAATCTGCATGCCACGGCTCCGGGTAAGGTTGACGCTGGAAAGCAGCTCCCGGATACCCTGGACATCAGCTGGTACAGCCAGGATAAACGAAGGATTCCGCCTTTTAAGATCCGCCTGGTGGATGGTAAGGGGTATACGTACAAAGACCTGAAAAGAAACTTTCCGACGATACTGATCTATTTTCAGCCGGACTGTGAACACTGTCAGACTTTCGCTGCGGCGCTGGAAAAACGGTTGCCTGCACTGGCAGACAGGCAAATTATACTGATCAGTTTTGCCCATATTAATGCGGTGAGGGATTTTGACAGGCAGTATCATCTTTCCGGTTATCCTGAAGTAAAGATCGGTTCTGAAGGGTATACGTTTTTGGTCCAGAAATATTACCAGATTGAGCATTTTCCTTTTGTGGCCTGTTTTAATAGGGAAGGAAAACTGGTGCGGATTCTGAATCCCGGGCTGGAGCCGGCTGCTATGGCGGCTTTGCTTTGA
- a CDS encoding SusC/RagA family TonB-linked outer membrane protein has protein sequence MNYRFSINGTLNRWRHQERPFRMARRFRFSSAFLCFLVCITGFSSLKAARYQDQPANFLIRGQITDAKGGVIEGASVQLLDAPLGTVTDDKGQYELAVPDAQGHLVISAVGFAADTVPINGRHQIDRALQPKNGDLDLIVVTGYMKQKKADLTGAISVVSEKDLAKNHGVTNIMQALQGVVPGLHITTDGSPVGNTGIQIRGLTSINGASPLIVIDGVPSGNMNLRDINPNNIASMQILKDAASASIYGAQGGAGVILIETKKGHLGKAKLTYNGAIGFSQFANKVPMMNTEQYGRALWQAAVNDGQDPANATQIYTYEWHKNDAGIPVLDKVTPRKYLNADSTMIAGNTNWLDAISQSGLQQDHQITLSSGSQNSRTLFSVNYNQNDGTQKFTGYKRFTARLNTSFDLLDHHLTIGENMEASHMRMVDQNQMHNALVEPPIVPVHTTDGGWGGSAVSLGMDDYWNPVRELTLNKDNASKYNKIYGNIYADVNFLKHFHYRSQFGLIYTQGYHRTIQFTFKEGGGKFQPTNNVDQWFWQQSNLTFTNTLDYQLETGKHSLDVLVGTEATKFKTENMSGNRQGLAFENYDYAYLGTATGNMAVSGGGDAYNFLSYFGKFNYSYDNRYLLSGTLRDDGSSKFGENHKYGLFPAFSAGWRISQEAFMKKWAWISDLKLRGSWGMNGNTSTISSNASKTFFVADYNGTSYGIGGAETGGLPSGFRKMQTGNPDLKWESDRQTDIGLDFGLFNQRLFGSFDYYHRFTDGMLYNPPYPGVLGEGANEWYNGASMVDRGFEIQLSYNSDPLKKFKYTITANVSHNHNEIVSVPNTVLYTYGGSALKGDNIIGHPYHSYYGFITEGLFTTQDEVDQAPDQPGKGLGRIRYKDLSGPDGVPDGKIDYDYDRTWIGSWDPKVEFGLGFNASYKNFDFAMFWQGVAGNTVSNGWKTYSDFWNVWVQSGFNHPTRILDAWSPANPDSKIPALSLTNANDELRTSTYFMESGSYLKLRNIQLGYSLPASLTSAIGVERVHVFLVALNLVSIKKSWGDNAFTGPDPETFTGNDYSNPYVIPRSFKFGLDVSF, from the coding sequence ATGAATTACAGATTTTCAATTAATGGAACGTTGAACCGCTGGCGGCACCAGGAGCGGCCTTTCAGGATGGCCCGCCGGTTCAGGTTCTCTTCCGCTTTTCTTTGCTTCTTGGTTTGTATAACTGGGTTTTCTTCTCTAAAGGCTGCCAGGTATCAGGACCAGCCGGCGAATTTTCTGATCCGTGGCCAGATCACCGATGCCAAAGGTGGTGTCATTGAAGGAGCTTCGGTTCAGCTATTAGACGCTCCTCTGGGTACGGTAACAGATGATAAGGGCCAGTATGAGCTGGCAGTACCCGACGCTCAGGGCCACCTGGTGATTTCTGCCGTGGGCTTCGCCGCAGACACGGTACCCATTAACGGCCGCCATCAGATAGACCGGGCTTTACAGCCCAAAAACGGAGATCTGGACTTGATCGTCGTTACGGGGTACATGAAACAGAAAAAAGCAGACCTGACCGGTGCCATCAGTGTGGTATCCGAAAAAGATCTGGCCAAAAACCATGGGGTGACCAATATTATGCAGGCTTTACAGGGCGTGGTCCCGGGCTTACATATTACGACAGATGGTAGCCCTGTAGGGAACACCGGTATCCAGATCAGGGGCCTGACTTCCATCAACGGAGCTTCTCCGTTGATTGTGATCGATGGGGTACCCTCAGGCAATATGAACCTGCGGGATATCAATCCCAATAATATTGCCTCCATGCAAATATTAAAAGACGCGGCTTCAGCCAGTATCTATGGGGCACAGGGAGGTGCCGGGGTGATCCTGATCGAAACCAAAAAAGGGCACCTGGGTAAAGCTAAGTTGACCTACAACGGCGCTATTGGATTTTCCCAGTTTGCCAACAAAGTGCCCATGATGAATACCGAGCAATATGGCAGGGCGCTCTGGCAGGCGGCGGTCAACGACGGCCAGGATCCGGCGAATGCCACGCAGATCTATACTTATGAATGGCATAAAAATGACGCGGGCATCCCTGTACTGGATAAAGTCACGCCCAGAAAATACCTCAATGCTGACTCCACCATGATTGCCGGCAATACCAACTGGCTGGATGCGATCTCCCAGTCAGGCCTGCAACAGGATCATCAGATAACGCTTTCCAGCGGCAGTCAGAACAGCAGGACGTTGTTTTCTGTGAATTATAATCAAAATGACGGTACCCAGAAGTTTACCGGTTACAAGCGCTTTACGGCGCGTCTGAATACCAGTTTTGATTTACTGGATCACCACCTGACCATCGGTGAGAATATGGAGGCTTCTCATATGCGGATGGTGGACCAGAACCAGATGCACAATGCGCTGGTGGAGCCGCCCATTGTGCCGGTGCATACCACCGATGGTGGCTGGGGCGGTTCTGCCGTCAGCCTGGGGATGGATGATTACTGGAATCCGGTCAGGGAACTGACGCTCAATAAAGACAACGCGTCTAAGTACAATAAGATTTACGGCAATATCTACGCCGATGTGAACTTTCTGAAACATTTTCATTACCGCTCGCAGTTCGGCCTGATCTATACCCAGGGCTATCACCGCACGATCCAGTTCACCTTTAAAGAGGGCGGCGGTAAGTTCCAGCCCACCAATAATGTGGATCAGTGGTTCTGGCAGCAGTCCAATCTTACTTTTACCAATACGCTGGACTATCAGCTTGAGACCGGTAAACACAGTCTGGATGTACTGGTGGGGACCGAAGCCACGAAATTCAAGACGGAGAATATGTCCGGCAACCGGCAGGGGCTGGCTTTCGAAAACTATGACTATGCCTATCTGGGCACCGCCACCGGTAATATGGCGGTCTCAGGTGGCGGGGATGCCTATAATTTTCTCTCTTATTTTGGCAAGTTCAACTACTCCTACGATAACCGGTATTTGCTGTCCGGCACTTTACGTGATGACGGGTCTTCCAAATTTGGGGAGAATCATAAATACGGCCTGTTCCCGGCGTTCTCAGCAGGATGGCGTATCAGTCAGGAAGCCTTTATGAAAAAATGGGCCTGGATATCTGATTTAAAGCTGCGTGGCAGCTGGGGCATGAACGGCAATACTTCCACCATCTCTTCCAATGCCAGCAAGACCTTTTTTGTGGCGGATTATAACGGCACATCTTATGGCATCGGCGGCGCAGAGACCGGCGGGCTGCCGTCCGGTTTTCGTAAGATGCAGACCGGTAACCCGGACCTGAAATGGGAATCCGACCGGCAGACCGATATCGGTCTGGACTTTGGTCTGTTTAACCAGCGGCTCTTTGGTTCTTTTGATTATTATCACCGCTTTACGGACGGGATGCTCTACAATCCGCCATATCCCGGCGTGCTGGGAGAAGGTGCCAATGAGTGGTACAACGGTGCCAGTATGGTGGACCGTGGCTTTGAGATTCAGCTCAGCTATAACAGTGACCCGCTGAAAAAGTTTAAATATACTATTACGGCCAATGTCAGCCATAACCATAACGAGATCGTCAGTGTGCCCAATACGGTACTGTATACCTATGGCGGAAGTGCCCTCAAAGGGGATAATATTATCGGTCATCCCTATCATTCTTATTACGGGTTTATTACAGAAGGACTTTTTACGACCCAGGATGAGGTGGACCAGGCGCCGGACCAGCCGGGCAAAGGACTGGGCCGCATCCGGTATAAAGACCTCTCCGGTCCGGACGGCGTACCGGACGGCAAGATCGATTATGATTATGACCGCACCTGGATCGGCAGCTGGGATCCGAAAGTAGAGTTCGGCCTTGGCTTTAATGCCAGCTATAAAAACTTCGACTTTGCCATGTTCTGGCAGGGTGTGGCCGGCAATACGGTCTCAAACGGATGGAAGACCTATAGCGATTTCTGGAACGTCTGGGTCCAGAGTGGATTTAATCACCCCACCCGGATTCTGGACGCCTGGTCACCTGCCAACCCGGATTCTAAAATTCCTGCCTTATCGCTGACCAATGCCAATGATGAGCTCAGGACCTCAACCTATTTTATGGAGTCCGGCAGTTACCTGAAACTCCGTAATATTCAACTGGGTTATTCTCTTCCGGCCAGCCTGACCTCTGCCATCGGGGTGGAGCGGGTGCATGTATTTTTGGTTGCCCTGAACCTGGTCAGTATTAAAAAGAGCTGGGGTGATAACGCCTTTACCGGTCCGGATCCGGAAACATTCACCGGTAACGACTACAGCAATCCCTATGTGATCCCGCGCAGTTTTAAGTTCGGGCTTGACGTCTCCTTTTAA
- a CDS encoding GH116 family glycosyl hydrolase — MKNKTNHTKIGNGKINSSQKKAAADQPQSKRRDFIRQITLGGIGTALLPWNSVLAGSGREAGTARSAAWPGAAPASLPVFKKETLQHVAFPIGGLGAGMFCLEGMGAISHMSVRNHPDIFNEPGMFAAVAVKPAKDGEKAPPVARLLEGPVPEWKIFGPRASGLGDVGKLYGLPRYREASFESRFPFANVQLTDPEMPLKVRIEGWSPFIPTDQDNSGLPAGTLDYHLMNPGDSPVEAVFSFHSRNFMADNRDVVNLIDGMERGFVLRQQGKADAPHLQGDFAVFTDAENALIDHCWFRGNWWDPLTSTWNTISSGATRAAAPVEKEAPGASIYVPVSLAPGASKRIRIHLAWYCPHSTLRMGEPDPALHQQNCFAADENQVLTGKRSQEKFYRPWYSARFADLGEVVGYYKTHLETLYQRTKLFNKALYSSSLPPEVMEAVTANLSILKSPTVLRQYDGRLWCWEGCEDLVGSCHGSCTHVWNYAQATAHLFPALERTLRDTEFCENQNPEGHQNFRANMPISPTTHDFHAAADGQLGGIMKVYRDWRISGDDNWLRHHYPKVKASLDYCIRTWDPGLKGRVEEPHHNTYDIEFWGPDGMCTSFYLGALLAMTRMGTYLKEEVAKYRQLYDKGRAFLEEALFDREYFIQQIEYKQLKAADPTKVNSFGGAYSPEAVELLKKEGPKYQYGKGCLSDGILGAWIAQMCGLGDIVDPVKVTSHLEAVHQYNLRESLWTHANPQRPGFALGGDGGLLLCTWPKGGKLSLPFVYSNEVWTGIEYQVASHLMLMGKVDKALDIIRACRGRYNGRLRNPYDEYECGHFYGRALSSYGLLQGLTGLRFDSVDQSLYVHSQIGDFTCFLSTASGFGTVRLEKGKVKVQVDYGKIEVKKIFIDGKQVV, encoded by the coding sequence ATGAAAAATAAAACGAATCATACAAAAATAGGGAATGGGAAAATAAATAGTTCGCAAAAAAAAGCGGCTGCTGATCAGCCGCAGTCTAAACGGCGGGATTTTATCCGGCAGATCACTTTGGGTGGCATCGGTACCGCGCTTTTGCCCTGGAACAGCGTGCTGGCAGGCAGCGGCAGGGAAGCCGGAACTGCCCGCTCTGCCGCCTGGCCGGGGGCAGCGCCCGCCTCCCTGCCGGTTTTTAAAAAGGAGACCTTGCAGCACGTAGCCTTTCCTATCGGGGGGCTCGGTGCGGGGATGTTTTGTTTGGAAGGAATGGGGGCGATCTCTCATATGAGTGTGCGTAACCATCCCGATATATTTAATGAACCAGGCATGTTTGCCGCCGTTGCCGTTAAGCCAGCCAAAGACGGGGAAAAGGCGCCGCCTGTAGCCAGATTACTGGAAGGACCGGTACCGGAGTGGAAGATCTTTGGTCCCAGGGCTTCCGGACTGGGAGATGTGGGAAAGCTGTATGGGCTGCCCCGCTATAGAGAAGCCAGTTTTGAGAGCCGTTTTCCTTTTGCAAACGTGCAGCTGACTGATCCCGAAATGCCACTGAAAGTCCGGATCGAAGGCTGGAGTCCGTTTATCCCTACGGATCAGGATAACTCCGGTCTGCCGGCCGGCACCCTGGATTATCATCTGATGAATCCGGGCGACAGTCCGGTGGAAGCGGTGTTTTCTTTTCATAGCAGAAACTTTATGGCAGATAACAGAGACGTGGTGAACCTAATTGACGGGATGGAGAGGGGCTTTGTGCTCCGTCAGCAGGGTAAAGCGGACGCTCCGCATCTTCAGGGAGATTTTGCGGTGTTTACCGACGCTGAGAATGCCTTGATAGACCACTGCTGGTTCCGGGGTAACTGGTGGGATCCGCTGACTTCCACCTGGAATACGATCAGCAGCGGGGCCACCCGCGCAGCGGCCCCTGTTGAAAAAGAGGCACCGGGCGCTTCTATCTATGTGCCTGTGTCGCTGGCGCCCGGTGCCAGTAAACGCATCCGGATTCATTTGGCCTGGTACTGCCCGCATTCTACGCTCCGGATGGGAGAGCCGGATCCGGCGCTGCACCAGCAGAACTGTTTTGCGGCGGATGAAAATCAGGTGCTGACGGGGAAGCGTTCGCAGGAAAAGTTCTACCGGCCCTGGTATAGTGCCAGGTTTGCTGATCTCGGTGAAGTGGTCGGTTATTATAAAACGCACCTGGAGACGTTATATCAGCGTACGAAGCTTTTTAATAAAGCGCTGTACAGCTCCAGTTTGCCGCCTGAAGTGATGGAGGCGGTGACGGCGAATCTGTCGATTTTAAAATCGCCGACCGTGCTCCGGCAGTATGACGGCCGGCTCTGGTGCTGGGAGGGTTGTGAAGACCTCGTGGGCAGCTGTCACGGTTCCTGCACCCATGTCTGGAACTATGCACAGGCGACGGCGCATCTGTTTCCTGCCCTGGAAAGAACCCTGAGGGATACGGAGTTCTGCGAAAACCAGAACCCCGAGGGGCACCAGAATTTTCGGGCCAACATGCCCATCAGTCCGACGACACATGATTTTCATGCAGCGGCAGACGGGCAATTAGGCGGTATCATGAAGGTATACCGTGACTGGCGGATCAGTGGTGATGATAACTGGTTGCGCCATCATTACCCAAAGGTGAAAGCCAGTCTGGATTATTGTATCCGGACCTGGGATCCGGGCCTGAAGGGTAGGGTAGAAGAACCGCATCATAATACCTATGATATTGAATTTTGGGGCCCGGATGGAATGTGCACCAGTTTTTATCTGGGAGCGCTGTTGGCGATGACCCGTATGGGTACTTACCTGAAAGAAGAAGTGGCTAAATACCGGCAGCTCTATGATAAGGGACGGGCCTTTCTGGAAGAGGCCTTGTTCGACAGGGAATATTTTATCCAGCAAATTGAGTATAAACAGCTAAAGGCAGCAGATCCGACAAAGGTGAACTCCTTTGGAGGGGCTTATTCGCCGGAGGCGGTTGAGCTCCTGAAAAAAGAGGGACCGAAGTATCAGTACGGTAAGGGTTGCCTGAGCGACGGGATCCTGGGTGCCTGGATCGCCCAGATGTGCGGTCTGGGCGACATTGTAGATCCGGTTAAGGTGACCAGTCACCTGGAGGCGGTACATCAGTATAATTTAAGGGAGAGCCTATGGACGCACGCCAACCCGCAAAGGCCCGGTTTTGCATTGGGTGGCGATGGAGGGCTATTACTTTGCACCTGGCCAAAAGGAGGGAAGCTCTCGCTGCCTTTTGTCTATAGTAATGAGGTCTGGACGGGTATTGAATATCAGGTAGCCAGCCATTTGATGCTGATGGGTAAGGTGGACAAAGCTCTGGATATTATCCGTGCCTGCCGCGGCCGGTATAACGGACGGCTTCGTAATCCCTATGATGAATATGAATGCGGCCATTTTTATGGCCGGGCGCTGTCCAGTTATGGCCTTTTGCAGGGGCTCACCGGACTGCGCTTCGACAGCGTGGATCAGTCCTTATATGTTCACTCTCAGATCGGTGATTTTACCTGCTTTTTATCTACGGCCAGTGGATTTGGGACAGTGCGGCTGGAAAAAGGAAAGGTGAAGGTGCAGGTGGATTACGGGAAGATCGAGGTAAAGAAGATTTTTATTGACGGGAAACAGGTGGTGTGA
- a CDS encoding RagB/SusD family nutrient uptake outer membrane protein, giving the protein MKKLIKKILIPGLYMAVFALAATGCHKFLDVKQQGAVTPEDVETPENVDGLVIAAYAWVAHEGIINQKMSPWLADIKSDDSYKGGGGLSDQTPWYQMEVFSLVTPSVGNNDGIWFGQYEGVSRCNAALTALNKLDAATYPEKDTRIAEMRFLRGVMFLQLKKWYRWIPYYDETVPKDSIPKIPNHPDTATSDLYIWQHIYNDFAQAAEGLPETQSEPGRPTKYAAQAEMATVLMWMAYEEDENNQVVKIGKDRLQQALGLLDGIINSGKYHLNADFADNFEYTMDNQSPESIWEWQYTHDDGTPNGNLNGGTPLNAPWWPPYFSCCDFHKPSYTMVNAFRVDQDGIPLFDDYNDANIKNKDTYFASNQWDPRIGHTVAIPGLPWKYQQDLLFDSSGSRDPIIYGYFSSLKENVEAGSPVLVNLFWMWNSKNETAIRFDRVLLLKAEALIQLGRFQEALPIINQIRARAAASTSRLKFASGDPTLPYKIEPYKDGVNCHWTRDFAWKALIWEDRLEFAMEGERWYDIVRWGIADSVMNSYFSKETPRARSWMKDGKFTKGRDEYMPIPQPQMNYSYGLYKQNVGYN; this is encoded by the coding sequence ATGAAAAAGCTAATAAAAAAGATACTGATACCTGGTTTATATATGGCAGTATTCGCACTGGCGGCGACCGGCTGCCATAAGTTTTTAGATGTGAAACAGCAGGGCGCCGTTACACCGGAAGATGTCGAGACGCCGGAAAATGTGGACGGACTGGTGATCGCTGCCTATGCCTGGGTGGCGCATGAGGGCATTATCAATCAGAAAATGAGCCCCTGGCTGGCCGATATCAAATCCGATGATTCCTACAAGGGAGGCGGTGGCCTTTCTGATCAGACGCCCTGGTACCAGATGGAAGTGTTTTCCCTGGTAACGCCAAGTGTGGGCAATAATGACGGTATCTGGTTTGGGCAGTATGAGGGTGTGTCGCGTTGTAATGCGGCACTGACAGCCTTGAATAAACTGGACGCCGCCACCTATCCTGAAAAAGATACCCGTATTGCTGAAATGCGTTTTCTTAGAGGGGTGATGTTTTTGCAATTAAAAAAATGGTACCGGTGGATACCGTATTATGATGAAACGGTTCCCAAGGATTCTATCCCCAAGATCCCCAACCATCCGGACACGGCAACCAGTGATCTGTATATCTGGCAGCATATCTATAATGATTTTGCCCAGGCGGCTGAGGGGTTGCCTGAAACACAGTCAGAGCCCGGCCGGCCGACCAAGTATGCGGCACAGGCAGAAATGGCAACGGTCTTAATGTGGATGGCTTATGAAGAAGATGAAAATAATCAGGTGGTCAAGATTGGTAAAGACCGGTTGCAGCAGGCACTGGGCTTACTGGACGGCATTATTAATTCCGGTAAATATCACCTGAACGCTGATTTTGCGGATAATTTTGAATACACCATGGACAACCAGTCGCCGGAGTCGATCTGGGAATGGCAGTATACCCATGATGACGGTACCCCAAACGGCAACCTCAACGGCGGTACGCCGCTGAATGCCCCCTGGTGGCCGCCTTATTTTAGCTGCTGTGATTTTCACAAACCCAGCTATACGATGGTCAATGCATTCCGGGTAGATCAGGACGGCATTCCTTTGTTTGACGACTACAATGATGCCAACATTAAAAATAAGGATACCTACTTTGCCTCCAACCAGTGGGATCCCCGGATCGGCCACACGGTGGCCATTCCAGGGCTTCCCTGGAAATATCAGCAGGACCTGCTTTTTGACAGCAGCGGGTCCAGGGATCCGATTATTTATGGTTATTTTAGTTCTCTGAAAGAAAATGTGGAAGCGGGCAGTCCGGTGCTGGTCAACTTGTTCTGGATGTGGAATTCTAAAAATGAGACCGCTATCCGCTTTGACAGGGTTCTTTTACTGAAAGCGGAAGCGCTCATTCAGCTGGGCCGCTTTCAGGAAGCTTTACCGATCATTAACCAGATCCGGGCGCGGGCGGCAGCTAGCACCAGCCGGCTGAAGTTTGCCAGTGGTGATCCGACCTTGCCCTATAAAATTGAGCCTTATAAGGATGGGGTTAACTGTCACTGGACCCGGGATTTTGCCTGGAAAGCCCTTATCTGGGAAGACCGGCTGGAATTTGCCATGGAGGGTGAGCGCTGGTATGATATCGTGCGCTGGGGTATCGCTGATTCGGTGATGAACAGCTATTTTAGTAAGGAAACACCCAGAGCCAGATCCTGGATGAAAGACGGAAAGTTTACCAAGGGCCGGGATGAATACATGCCGATCCCACAGCCACAGATGAACTATTCCTATGGACTCTATAAACAAAATGTGGGCTATAATTAA